From Caminibacter mediatlanticus TB-2, the proteins below share one genomic window:
- the yajC gene encoding preprotein translocase subunit YajC yields the protein MEFLYAEGAAAQGQPSLIASLLPLLILFAVFYFLVILPQQRQAKKHKQMVESLKKGDKIVTTGGIIAEVVKNEPDFIKAKIADGVEVKIDKAAIARKLNDEKA from the coding sequence ATGGAATTTTTATACGCTGAGGGTGCTGCTGCACAAGGTCAACCGAGTTTAATTGCGTCATTATTACCTCTTTTAATTTTATTTGCAGTTTTTTATTTTCTTGTAATTTTACCACAACAAAGACAAGCAAAAAAACATAAGCAAATGGTAGAATCTCTTAAAAAAGGTGATAAAATTGTAACAACAGGTGGAATTATTGCAGAAGTTGTAAAAAACGAACCAGACTTTATAAAAGCAAAAATTGCTGATGGAGTTGAAGTTAAAATTGATAAAGCCGCTATTGCAAGAAAGCTAAATGATGAAAAAGCTTAA
- a CDS encoding cytochrome-c peroxidase — MLKKSLALLSITTSMLLAQDLANLAKSYGLKPIPKEKSKLLKLIDNPKNPLTDEKIELGKMLYFDPRLSKSGLISCNTCHNLATGGDDNIPVATGHMWRHNPHHLNSPTVYNAVFNKRQFWDGRSPDLEDQAMGPIQAAPEMDMPKERAVAVVKSIPEYREMFKKAFPNEKITIKTIGKAIGAFERTLVTPSRFDDFLNGDKNALTPKEKEGLKTFIKVGCVACHNGINLGGEMVPFPFNKYKYANVGDFRGDKQGRVKVATLRNVLETAPYFYNGTTYDIKEAIQIMAQTTLGKTLTQKQIDAIATFFKALEGKKPKIEYPMLPNSTNKTPKPILDK; from the coding sequence ATGCTTAAAAAAAGTTTAGCATTATTAAGTATTACTACATCAATGCTTTTAGCACAAGATTTAGCTAATTTAGCAAAAAGTTATGGTCTTAAACCAATACCAAAAGAGAAAAGCAAATTATTAAAATTAATTGATAATCCTAAAAATCCATTAACAGATGAAAAGATTGAACTTGGAAAAATGTTATATTTTGACCCAAGATTATCAAAAAGTGGACTTATTAGCTGTAATACTTGTCATAATCTTGCAACAGGAGGAGATGATAATATACCAGTAGCTACTGGGCATATGTGGAGACATAATCCTCATCATTTAAATTCACCAACAGTATATAATGCAGTATTTAATAAAAGACAATTCTGGGATGGTAGAAGTCCTGACTTAGAAGACCAAGCAATGGGACCTATCCAAGCGGCACCTGAAATGGATATGCCAAAAGAAAGAGCCGTGGCAGTAGTAAAAAGTATTCCTGAATATAGAGAAATGTTTAAAAAAGCATTTCCTAATGAAAAAATTACTATAAAAACAATAGGAAAAGCAATTGGAGCGTTTGAGAGAACTCTTGTTACTCCAAGTAGATTTGATGATTTCTTAAATGGTGATAAAAATGCATTAACTCCAAAAGAAAAAGAAGGGCTTAAAACATTTATTAAAGTTGGATGTGTAGCTTGTCATAATGGAATTAACTTAGGTGGTGAAATGGTGCCATTCCCATTTAATAAATATAAATATGCTAATGTAGGAGATTTTAGAGGAGATAAACAAGGAAGAGTAAAAGTTGCTACTTTAAGAAATGTGCTTGAAACTGCTCCATATTTCTATAACGGAACAACTTATGACATAAAAGAAGCTATTCAAATAATGGCTCAAACAACTCTTGGAAAAACATTAACTCAAAAACAAATAGATGCAATTGCAACATTCTTTAAAGCATTAGAAGGAAAAAAACCAAAAATCGAATATCCAATGCTACCAAACAGCACAAATAAAACTCCAAAACCTATCTTAGATAAATAA
- a CDS encoding hotdog domain-containing protein: MELKTHLKFNPKFGRLVEINENGAKVVLETTEDMAVDEEGLVHGGFTFGAADFCAMASVNEPYVVLVRAKNCEFLAPVKVGDVVEFVGEIILKDKRKVDVKVVGTLNDIKVFEGIFGCVVLDTHVLKRKK, from the coding sequence ATGGAACTTAAAACTCATCTTAAATTTAACCCAAAATTTGGTAGATTAGTTGAAATTAATGAAAATGGTGCAAAGGTTGTTTTAGAAACAACAGAAGATATGGCAGTTGATGAAGAAGGTTTAGTCCATGGAGGTTTTACATTTGGGGCTGCTGATTTTTGTGCAATGGCAAGTGTAAATGAGCCTTATGTAGTGTTAGTTAGAGCAAAAAACTGCGAATTTTTAGCTCCTGTAAAAGTTGGAGATGTTGTTGAATTTGTAGGAGAGATTATTTTAAAAGACAAAAGAAAAGTAGATGTTAAAGTTGTTGGTACTCTTAATGATATAAAAGTTTTTGAGGGAATTTTTGGATGTGTAGTTTTAGATAC
- the bioD gene encoding dethiobiotin synthase — protein MNIFISANNTDKGKTYTTLKLIETFSKLGYKVGAMKPIETGVKEKPIDGEKLLNQVKKFNKNFENITINDIVPIQHSLPAAPYVSGEVDFEKIKNAYKKIKPLCDILLIEGAGGILVPINKNFKMIDFIYFFNAKLFLVIGSNLGMINDFLLNKFYLETNKISFTWAINLFDNSYFEISHPFMKQFNPLFIQKDLDKITQKLLKK, from the coding sequence ATGAATATATTCATTAGTGCAAATAATACTGATAAAGGTAAAACCTATACAACTTTAAAATTAATAGAGACCTTTTCAAAACTCGGATATAAAGTTGGAGCTATGAAGCCAATTGAAACAGGGGTTAAAGAAAAACCTATAGATGGTGAAAAACTACTAAATCAAGTAAAAAAGTTTAATAAAAATTTCGAAAATATAACAATAAACGACATAGTACCAATTCAACATTCACTTCCTGCTGCACCATATGTAAGTGGAGAAGTAGATTTTGAAAAAATAAAAAATGCTTATAAAAAAATTAAACCTCTCTGTGATATTTTACTTATTGAAGGGGCTGGTGGAATACTTGTACCTATTAATAAAAACTTTAAAATGATAGATTTTATATATTTTTTTAATGCAAAACTATTTTTAGTAATTGGTAGTAATCTCGGAATGATAAATGACTTTTTATTAAATAAATTTTATCTTGAAACAAATAAAATATCTTTTACTTGGGCTATAAATCTATTTGATAATAGTTATTTTGAAATTTCTCACCCTTTTATGAAACAATTTAACCCTCTATTTATTCAAAAAGATTTAGATAAAATAACACAAAAGTTACTTAAAAAATAA
- a CDS encoding apolipoprotein N-acyltransferase, whose product MQQHPQRIKIPCVSFFKRYFNTNSLIIAIFFSLPIYLSIFGENLIIKILNSIISIIAFYLFFNQKHSFFQTGFFIGIFWFYWIGLSFRYYNLSYLIPFIILFIGIGYGIIFWILNKIFSLFKFSIFHLPFSILLWGLFFIFGFDYLKPFTFDWLKPEVLISNSLFLPYKITLFLLILAIILKNKFSFILILIPLFFSKPHIDKPNLKINLITTYIPQDKKWDKNFIPQEIKNNFKHIQNSINREYDVVVLPESAFPIFLNRYPNLIKKLKELSTKITIITGALHLKNNQFYNSTYIFEDKKMIILDKHILVPFGEYIPFPFFQKEINKIFFNGASDYKTSKNFGEFKIKNYTFLNAICYEATIEKLYQKKPKYVIAMSNMAWFMPSIAPILQKLLINIYALKYKKRVYHSLNYYKSYKIPRK is encoded by the coding sequence GTGCAGCAGCACCCTCAGCGTATAAAAATTCCATGTGTTTCCTTTTTTAAGCGATATTTTAACACAAATTCATTAATTATAGCAATCTTTTTTTCACTTCCTATCTACCTTTCTATTTTTGGAGAAAACTTAATTATCAAAATCTTAAACTCTATAATCTCAATAATTGCTTTTTATCTTTTTTTTAATCAAAAACACTCCTTTTTTCAAACAGGATTTTTTATAGGAATATTTTGGTTTTATTGGATAGGTCTTAGTTTTAGATATTATAATTTAAGTTATTTAATTCCTTTTATTATACTTTTTATTGGGATTGGTTATGGAATTATCTTTTGGATTTTAAATAAAATTTTTTCTTTATTTAAATTTTCCATTTTCCATTTACCATTTTCTATTTTATTATGGGGGCTTTTCTTTATATTCGGATTTGATTATTTAAAGCCATTTACTTTTGATTGGTTAAAACCAGAAGTTTTAATTTCAAATTCTCTATTTTTGCCATATAAAATAACTCTTTTTTTATTAATCTTAGCTATAATTTTAAAAAATAAATTTTCTTTTATTTTAATTTTAATTCCTCTTTTTTTCTCAAAACCTCATATTGATAAGCCTAATTTAAAAATAAATTTAATTACAACTTATATACCACAAGATAAAAAATGGGATAAAAACTTTATTCCACAAGAGATAAAAAACAACTTCAAACATATACAAAATTCTATTAATAGAGAATATGATGTAGTAGTTTTACCAGAGAGTGCTTTTCCTATATTTTTAAATCGATATCCTAATCTAATTAAAAAACTAAAAGAGTTATCTACAAAAATTACAATCATTACAGGGGCTTTACATTTAAAAAATAATCAATTTTATAACTCAACTTATATATTTGAAGATAAAAAAATGATAATTTTAGATAAACATATTTTAGTCCCATTTGGCGAATATATTCCTTTTCCTTTTTTCCAAAAAGAGATTAACAAAATTTTTTTTAATGGAGCAAGTGATTATAAAACTTCAAAAAATTTTGGAGAATTTAAAATAAAAAATTACACCTTTTTAAATGCTATATGTTATGAAGCTACAATTGAAAAACTATATCAAAAAAAACCAAAATATGTTATTGCTATGTCAAATATGGCTTGGTTTATGCCCTCAATCGCTCCTATTTTGCAAAAATTATTAATAAATATTTATGCATTAAAATATAAAAAAAGAGTATATCATTCACTAAATTATTATAAAAGCTATAAAATTCCAAGGAAGTGA